In a genomic window of Aricia agestis chromosome 2, ilAriAges1.1, whole genome shotgun sequence:
- the LOC121739592 gene encoding uncharacterized protein LOC121739592 — MKQKLQFAFRYEASQTDNKTSVIAITSITTEDSKKYVLLEADRYVSRHLALTKTEAYKRVKKSLSQRGQERTIWITCTEEMLQTYFDEDDNLMFNDLYLKEIKETDVVETTQKSESQLNLKNISERFMIEKFVCKFSNAKQWIETFENECVRFEINKDTTKIEILRLFLDKSCTDWHSATLKSLKIEAGWSEWKNKFLDSFADKGWSTGMYAIFYKYKEGSLMEYAIRKEKLLLDMDENIGTKSLVTLIAAGLPEFIRNRIDPEKCETSTRLLHEINKCENLVNNKSLFKKREQKDDNRKYIEGKKPCKNCQNLNKGTRFHPEQSCWFKKEGKENKMIGSNSVLEVSLSEETKNE; from the coding sequence ATGAAGCAAAAATTGCAGTTTGCATTTAGATATGAGGCATCACAAACCGACAATAAGACAAGTGTGATTGCCATAACCTCAATTACAACAGAAGATAGTAAAAAGTATGTACTGCTAGAGGCTGATAGATACGTAAGCCGTCACTTGGCACTAACTAAGACAGAAGCTTATAAAAGAGTGAAAAAAAGTCTAAGCCAAAGAGGTCAAGAGAGAACAATATGGATAACATGCACAGAAGAAATGTTACAAACTTATTTTGATGAAGATgataatttaatgtttaatgaTTTATatctaaaagaaataaaagaaacaGACGTAGTAGAAACAACACAGAAAAGTGAAAGTCAATTAAATCTGAAAAATATATCTGAAAGATTTATGATTGAGAAATTTGTATGTAAATTTTCAAATGCAAAACAATGGATAGAAACATTTGAGAATGAATGCGTGCGTTTTGAAATTAATAAAGATACAACTAAAATAGAAATATTGAGATTATTCTTAGACAAATCATGTACAGACTGGCACTCGGCAACATTGAAATCTTTGAAAATAGAGGCTGGATGGTCTGAgtggaaaaataaatttttggaTTCATTTGCTGATAAGGGATGGAGTACGGGAATGTATGCcatattttacaaatataaaGAAGGATCACTGATGGAATATGCCATAAGAAAAGAAAAGTTACTATTAGATATGGATGAAAATATTGGCACGAAAAGTTTGGTGACACTTATAGCAGCCGGCTTACCTGAGTTTATTAGAAATAGAATTGATCCGGAAAAGTGTGAAACCTCAACGAGATTACTTCATGAAATAAATAAGTGTGAAAATTtggtaaataataaaagcttatttaaaaaaagagaaCAGAAAGATGATAATAGGAAATACATTGAAGGCAAAAAGCCATGCAAAAATtgtcaaaatttaaataaaggtacTCGATTCCACCCAGAACAGTCATGTTGGTTTAAAAAGGAAGGGAAAGAGAACAAAATGATAGGAAGTAATTCTGTACTAGAAGTAAGTCTAAGTGAAGAGACAAAAAACGAGTAA